One window of Lentisphaera araneosa HTCC2155 genomic DNA carries:
- a CDS encoding ABC transporter ATP-binding protein, with product MDNILELNNVTRHFGEKENRAEILKDVNLQIKKGEFVAIVGFSGTGKSTLINLMGGLLEPSEGEVRSKGQPVTGPAPDRGVIFQNYSLLPWLSVEGNVGLAVNQIYKDKSKSERKAIIEKYVDMVSLSPAIHKKPKELSGGMRQRVSVARALSMDPDILLMDEPLSALDALTRSVLQDQILEIWRSTGKTIVLITNDVDEGIYMADRIIPISIGPNATLGPSFDINIPRPRERKTLNKNEEFRRLRAEVIGFLNEEKRKEKSNETTDSSSYPLPDIAPAVI from the coding sequence ATGGATAATATTTTAGAACTCAATAATGTCACAAGGCATTTTGGCGAAAAGGAAAATCGCGCCGAGATCCTCAAAGACGTTAATCTACAGATTAAAAAAGGTGAATTTGTTGCCATCGTAGGTTTTTCAGGAACGGGAAAATCTACCCTGATCAACTTGATGGGCGGTCTTCTCGAACCCAGTGAAGGTGAAGTGCGCAGTAAAGGACAACCCGTAACAGGTCCAGCGCCGGATCGCGGCGTTATCTTTCAAAACTACTCCCTACTCCCTTGGTTATCTGTTGAAGGCAACGTAGGTCTTGCGGTCAATCAAATTTACAAAGACAAATCGAAAAGTGAACGTAAAGCGATTATTGAGAAGTATGTCGACATGGTGAGTTTGAGTCCTGCGATTCACAAAAAGCCGAAAGAACTTTCTGGTGGGATGCGCCAACGCGTATCGGTTGCACGTGCCCTCTCGATGGATCCCGACATTTTACTTATGGACGAACCTTTAAGTGCACTCGATGCCTTAACACGTTCAGTTCTTCAGGATCAAATTCTCGAAATCTGGAGATCTACCGGTAAAACAATCGTACTCATTACCAATGATGTGGATGAAGGCATCTATATGGCCGACAGAATTATTCCCATCAGTATTGGTCCAAACGCCACTTTAGGCCCTTCGTTTGACATCAACATACCTAGACCGAGAGAGCGTAAAACTCTCAACAAAAACGAAGAGTTCCGTCGCTTACGTGCCGAAGTCATTGGCTTCCTCAACGAAGAAAAGCGCAAAGAAAAATCAAACGAAACGACCGATAGCAGTAGCTACCCGCTACCTGATATCGCTCCAGCAGTCATCTGA